The Calypte anna isolate BGI_N300 chromosome 2, bCalAnn1_v1.p, whole genome shotgun sequence genome includes a window with the following:
- the MC5R gene encoding LOW QUALITY PROTEIN: melanocortin receptor 5 (The sequence of the model RefSeq protein was modified relative to this genomic sequence to represent the inferred CDS: deleted 2 bases in 1 codon) translates to MSGEEGLKLLPSGGGNVAGDEKEEQLKEQLWVFCLSENAFTALLGKSLRKNRRYLLPEMNISSQLCVSELNLSAFGSNFTVPTVKSKSSPCEQVVIAAEVFLILGIISLLENILVIIAIVKNKNLHSPMYFFVCSLAVADMLVSVSNAWETITIYLINNRHIIIEDVFVRHIDNVFDSMICISVVASMCSLLAIAVDRYITIFYALRYHNIMTVKRSGLIIACIWTFCTGCGIIFILYYESTSVIICLITMFFTMLLLMVSLYIHMFLLARTHVKKIAALPGYNSVRQRTSMKGAITLTMLLGIFIVCWAPFFLHLILMISCPQNLYCVCFMSHFNMYLILIMCNSVIDPLIYAFRSQEMRKTFKEIICCYSLRTVCGLSNKY, encoded by the exons ATGTCGGGTGAGGAG GGGCTGAAACTTCTGCCTTCTGGAGGAGGAAATGTTGCAGGTGATgagaaggaagagcagctgaaggagcagctctg GGTCTTTTGCCTTTCGGAAAATGCATTTACTGCCCTCCTTGGCAAGTCCCTCAGAAAGAACAGAAGGTATTTACTTCCAGAGATGAACATCTCCTCCCAGCTGTGTGTTTCTGAACTAAATCTGAGTGCCTTTGGCAGCAACTTTACCGTGCCTACTGTCAAGAGCAAGTCATCACCATGTGAGCAAGTGGTCATTGCTGCTGAGGTGTTCCTAATTCTGGGCATCATAAGCCTCCTTGAAAATATCTTAGTTATAATTGCGATCGTTAAGAACAAGAACTTGCATTCaccaatgtatttttttgtttgcagtttAGCAGTGGCTGACATGCTGGTTAGTGTGTCCAATGCTTGGGAGACCATAACAATATACTTAATAAACAATAGGCACATAATTATAGAAGATGTGTTTGTCCGTCATATAGACAATGTCTTTGATTCAATGATCTGCATATCTGTGGTAGCTTCTATGTGCAGTTTGCTGGCTATAGCAGTGGACAGGTACATCACTATTTTCTATGCCCTGCGTTACCACAACATCATGACAGTAAAAAGGTCCGGGCTTATTATTGCATGCATCTGGACCTTTTGCACGGGCTGTGGCATCATCTTCATTCTTTATTATGAATCCACTTCTGTGATCATTTGTCTCATCACTATGTTTTTTACCATGCTGCTTCTCATGGTCTCACTGTACATCCATATGTTCCTCCTGGCTCGTACTCACGTGAAGAAAATAGCTGCTTTGCCAGGGTACAACTCTGTCCGTCAAAGAACCAGCATGAAAGGAGCCATCACTCTGACTATGCTTCTTGGTATCTTCATTGTTTGCTGGGCTCCATTCTTCCTTCATCTCATCCTGATGATCTCCTGCCCTCAAAACCTCTACTGTGTTTGCTTCATGTCTCACTTCAACATGTACCTCATTCTTATTATGTGCAACTCAGTGATTGATCCCTTGATTTATGCCTTTCGTAGCCAGGAAATGAGAAAGactttcaaagaaataatatgTTGCTATAGCCTGAGAACAGTCTGTGGGTTATCAAacaaatattaa